From the Nerophis ophidion isolate RoL-2023_Sa linkage group LG18, RoL_Noph_v1.0, whole genome shotgun sequence genome, one window contains:
- the LOC133537270 gene encoding uncharacterized protein LOC133537270 codes for MRMQFYFTLLCLWLKKDSVNCMGPLELRSVALGDSVTLKCSYNCSTGFVRGCWSKASVSSDCLGETSKDKNDFCTVALILANVSAEDLKYNYSCYTQARDHPDLKQKIERVVILKAQTTAMTSTVPPSTKNGKLAEIHVLATFSLTVVVALIALAVYICVNHNRCRGNGDDAVSRSGSPLHSQVVFSPVNDTDEGQTEVPYADIMIAVRGVSTPELTQVNYLTTEEPRQWRGCESRGHLQASRSADRLHLPQPREVSRKMSSNSEYAVIMYA; via the exons ATGCGGATGCAATTCTATTTCACACTGCTTTGTTTGTGGCTGAAGAAAG ATTCTGTGAACTGCATGGGGCCCTTGGAGTTACGTTCCGTTGCTTTGGGGGATTCTGTCACACTAAAATGCTCTTACAACTGCTCCACTGGGTTTGTTCGGGGCTGTTGGAGCAAAGCGTCTGTATCGTCCGACTGCTTAGGAGAAACAAGCAAGGACAAAAACGACTTCTGCACGGTCGCTCTTATTCTGGCCAATGTTTCCGCCGAAGATCTGAAGTACAACTACTCCTGCTACACACAAGCAAGAGATCACCCTGACCTTAAACAAAAAATAGAGCGTGTCGTGATTCTAAAAG CTCAGACAACTGCCATGACCTCGACAGTTCCTCCAAGTACTAAAAACG GGAAACTTGCAGAAATCCACGTTTTGGCGACCTTTTCACTGACGGTGGTCGTGGCGCTGATTGCACTGGCGGTTTACATATGTGTGAACCACAACAGATGCCGTGGCAACG GGGATGATGCTGTCTCCAGATCAGG CTCACCATTGCATTCCCAAGTTGTCTTCTCACCAGTGAATG ATACAGACGAGGGTCAAACTGAGGTTCCATATGCTGACATAATGATTGCCGTGAGAGGTGTCAGTACACCTGAGCTCACTCAGGTCAACTACTTGACGACAGAAGAGCCACGACAG TGGCGAGGATGCGAATCGAGGGGTCACTTGCAAGCCTCGCGCTCGGCCGACAGACTTCACCTGCCACAGCCCAGAGAGGTCAGCCGCAAGATGAGCAGCAATTCCGAGTACGCGGTCATTATGTACGCCTGA
- the spa17 gene encoding retinitis pigmentosa 1-like 1 protein isoform X2: MSVPFGDTHLRIPRGFGAILECLVREILRDQPADIPKYAALYFHHLLKRREESGVDPSEWAASLEDRFEFNRAFQDISQPEPATQDSDSTDKPADSQAKDESAQQAEAPQVMATSSDQVDLTGSAEKDDVYQSEPADQKASEEKENPEAEEPEEALRQSDLAEAAPEAEAEAKVDTDTEAETDAETEAETEAETEAETETEAEPETDAEAEPETDTEAEAVTDAEAEAETDAEVEAEVEAKVEAQTEAGGEAMMEPEVQAEVEASEQDEPETTPEEVPTDDIKEDKVDHSEAVDEENPQIQSEETEGTQPQSETIDGEQEAGAQAVETTEEGGAEMQAADEEEGNVDNTEQPAEQSLVEVDFEEIPDAQQSDDREQQPEEGNVPEEVSQNPEEQGNDEPKVEGEPDDPNNIETKDEVVAEPAEEAGPEDATEAENQGGD, encoded by the exons ATGTCGGTGCCGTTCGGGGACACTCACCTGAGGATCCCGCGGGGTTTCGGGGCCATCCTCGAATGCCTGGTGCGAGAAATCCTCCGGGATCAGCCTGCGGACATTCCCAAGTACGCCGCCCTCTACTTCCACCATCTTCTCAAACGACGCGAAG AGAGCGGCGTGGACCCGTCTGAGTGGGCCGCCAGCCTGGAAGACAGATTCGAGTTCAACCGTGCATTTCAG GATATTTCCCAGCCAGAGCCTGCAACGCAAGACTCAGATTCAAC CGATAAGCCAGCAGACTCTCAAGCCAAGGATGAGTCTGCTCAGCAAGCAGAGGCACCACAAGTCATGGCTACATCTTCTGATCAAGTTGATCTGACGGGTAGTGCTGAAAAAGATGATGTATATCAGTCTGAACCCGCTGACCAAAAAGCATCAGAGGAGAAAGAGAACCCTGAGGCTGAAGAACCAGAGGAGGCTTTGCGGCAGTCTGATCTAGCTGAGGCAGCCCCTGAGGCTGAGGCAGAGGCTAAGGTGGACACAGATACTGAAGCTGAGACGGATGCTGAGACTGAAGCTGAGACGGAGGCTGAGACTGAAGCTGAGACGGAAACCGAGGCTGAACCTGAGACGGATGCCGAGGCTGAACCTGAGACGGATACTGAAGCTGAAGCTGTGACGGATGCTGAGGCTGAAGCCGAGACAGATGCTGAGGTGGAGGCTGAGGTGGAAGCTAAGGTAGAAGCTCAGACAGAAGCTGGAGGAGAAGCCATGATGGAACCTGAGGTACAAGCTGAGGTTGAAGCTTCAGAGCAGGACGAACCAGAAACAACCCCGGAGGAAGTCCCAACTGATGATATTAAAGAAGATAAGGTTGATCATTCAGAGGCCGTTGATGAGGAGAACCCCCAAATCCAGTCTGAAGAAACCGAAGGAACCCAACCTCAAAGCGAAACCATCGATGGTGAACAAGAAGCCGGAGCTCAGGCGGTAGAAACAACTGAGGAGGGAGGTGCGGAGATGCAGGCCGCTGATGAGGAAGAAGGCAATGTGGACAACACTGAACAACCAGCGGAGCAATCTCTGGTTGAGGTGGACTTTGAAGAGATTCCAGATGCTCAGCAAAGTGATGACAGGGAGCAGCAGCCAGAAGAAGGGAACGTTCCAGAAGAGGTTTCGCAGAATCCTGAAGAACAAGGCAATGATGAGCCTAAAGTGGAGGGAGAGCCAGACGACCCAAACAATATAGAAACTAAAG atgaggtggttgctGAGCCCGCAGAGGAGGCGGGGCCAGAAGATGCAACAGAAGCTGAGAATCAAGGAGGGGATTAG
- the spa17 gene encoding retinitis pigmentosa 1-like 1 protein isoform X1 produces MPGARNPPGSACGHSQVRRPLLPPSSQTTRRYKPCSYLPSGSLTLGPCDRFAESGVDPSEWAASLEDRFEFNRAFQDISQPEPATQDSDSTDKPADSQAKDESAQQAEAPQVMATSSDQVDLTGSAEKDDVYQSEPADQKASEEKENPEAEEPEEALRQSDLAEAAPEAEAEAKVDTDTEAETDAETEAETEAETEAETETEAEPETDAEAEPETDTEAEAVTDAEAEAETDAEVEAEVEAKVEAQTEAGGEAMMEPEVQAEVEASEQDEPETTPEEVPTDDIKEDKVDHSEAVDEENPQIQSEETEGTQPQSETIDGEQEAGAQAVETTEEGGAEMQAADEEEGNVDNTEQPAEQSLVEVDFEEIPDAQQSDDREQQPEEGNVPEEVSQNPEEQGNDEPKVEGEPDDPNNIETKDEVVAEPAEEAGPEDATEAENQGGD; encoded by the exons ATGCCTGGTGCGAGAAATCCTCCGGGATCAGCCTGCGGACATTCCCAAGTACGCCGCCCTCTACTTCCACCATCTTCTCAAACGACGCGAAGGTACAAACCGTGTTCTTATTTGCCGAGTGGAAGTCTGACCCTCGGGCCGTGTGACCGCTTTGCAGAGAGCGGCGTGGACCCGTCTGAGTGGGCCGCCAGCCTGGAAGACAGATTCGAGTTCAACCGTGCATTTCAG GATATTTCCCAGCCAGAGCCTGCAACGCAAGACTCAGATTCAAC CGATAAGCCAGCAGACTCTCAAGCCAAGGATGAGTCTGCTCAGCAAGCAGAGGCACCACAAGTCATGGCTACATCTTCTGATCAAGTTGATCTGACGGGTAGTGCTGAAAAAGATGATGTATATCAGTCTGAACCCGCTGACCAAAAAGCATCAGAGGAGAAAGAGAACCCTGAGGCTGAAGAACCAGAGGAGGCTTTGCGGCAGTCTGATCTAGCTGAGGCAGCCCCTGAGGCTGAGGCAGAGGCTAAGGTGGACACAGATACTGAAGCTGAGACGGATGCTGAGACTGAAGCTGAGACGGAGGCTGAGACTGAAGCTGAGACGGAAACCGAGGCTGAACCTGAGACGGATGCCGAGGCTGAACCTGAGACGGATACTGAAGCTGAAGCTGTGACGGATGCTGAGGCTGAAGCCGAGACAGATGCTGAGGTGGAGGCTGAGGTGGAAGCTAAGGTAGAAGCTCAGACAGAAGCTGGAGGAGAAGCCATGATGGAACCTGAGGTACAAGCTGAGGTTGAAGCTTCAGAGCAGGACGAACCAGAAACAACCCCGGAGGAAGTCCCAACTGATGATATTAAAGAAGATAAGGTTGATCATTCAGAGGCCGTTGATGAGGAGAACCCCCAAATCCAGTCTGAAGAAACCGAAGGAACCCAACCTCAAAGCGAAACCATCGATGGTGAACAAGAAGCCGGAGCTCAGGCGGTAGAAACAACTGAGGAGGGAGGTGCGGAGATGCAGGCCGCTGATGAGGAAGAAGGCAATGTGGACAACACTGAACAACCAGCGGAGCAATCTCTGGTTGAGGTGGACTTTGAAGAGATTCCAGATGCTCAGCAAAGTGATGACAGGGAGCAGCAGCCAGAAGAAGGGAACGTTCCAGAAGAGGTTTCGCAGAATCCTGAAGAACAAGGCAATGATGAGCCTAAAGTGGAGGGAGAGCCAGACGACCCAAACAATATAGAAACTAAAG atgaggtggttgctGAGCCCGCAGAGGAGGCGGGGCCAGAAGATGCAACAGAAGCTGAGAATCAAGGAGGGGATTAG